A stretch of Pseudomonas sp. LRP2-20 DNA encodes these proteins:
- a CDS encoding energy transducer TonB has translation MLTEPRRRAYLSAMQVVHWLPRAELPFAAPSRPELLLPQAPVEDVDFEVRPAAPAANDAPAAPQARSGERPKIEIPRPGSTPKVAAKPAEAEQEAPAPRPAPVPPPRFSLQLLRAGSCLLLVELATGQPFQSRDPSYLLLKDMLRAAGLPDAPQIIGEPVRWPLLVRGNMDQGPDAARDFVQGFIQARLEQTPCSVLWLIGLPAMRYAASADAEAYYQVLKVDGLGDAWALPGLELLMDEPQRKADVWQAMRQLMARWKSVE, from the coding sequence GTGCTGACCGAACCCCGCCGCCGCGCCTACCTCTCCGCCATGCAGGTGGTGCATTGGCTGCCGCGCGCCGAACTGCCGTTCGCCGCACCGTCGCGCCCCGAGTTGCTGTTGCCACAGGCACCGGTGGAGGATGTCGACTTCGAGGTCCGGCCAGCCGCACCTGCTGCCAATGACGCCCCGGCCGCGCCCCAGGCCCGCTCCGGCGAGCGCCCGAAAATCGAGATTCCGCGCCCCGGCAGCACGCCGAAGGTCGCCGCCAAGCCAGCCGAAGCCGAGCAAGAGGCCCCCGCACCGCGCCCGGCCCCGGTGCCGCCACCGCGTTTCTCGTTGCAACTGCTGCGCGCCGGCAGTTGCCTGTTGCTGGTCGAGCTGGCTACCGGTCAGCCATTCCAGAGCCGCGATCCGTCCTATCTGCTGCTCAAGGACATGCTGCGCGCCGCCGGCCTGCCCGATGCGCCGCAGATCATCGGCGAGCCGGTGCGCTGGCCGCTGCTGGTGCGCGGCAACATGGACCAGGGCCCGGATGCCGCGCGTGATTTTGTCCAGGGCTTCATCCAGGCGCGCCTTGAGCAAACCCCCTGCAGCGTGCTGTGGCTGATCGGCCTGCCGGCCATGCGCTATGCCGCCAGCGCAGACGCCGAAGCTTATTACCAAGTACTGAAGGTCGACGGCCTGGGCGATGCCTGGGCCTTGCCGGGCCTTGAACTGTTGATGGACGAGCCGCAGCGCAAGGCGGACGTCTGGCAAGCGATGCGCCAGCTGATGGCGCGCTGGAAGAGCGTTGAATGA
- the rimI gene encoding ribosomal protein S18-alanine N-acetyltransferase: protein MSDSISFRPMTEADLDAVLKIEYAAFSHPWTRGIFQDALKSYEVWLMFDGEQQVGHGVINVIIDEAHLLNITIKPENQGRGLGLRLLEHLMARAYQLNGRECFLEVRASNQSAYRLYERYGFNEIGRRRDYYPVAGGREDALVMACTLLED from the coding sequence ATGAGTGACTCGATCAGTTTCCGCCCGATGACCGAGGCGGATCTGGATGCCGTGCTTAAGATCGAATATGCCGCGTTCAGCCATCCCTGGACCCGCGGTATTTTTCAGGATGCGCTCAAGTCATACGAAGTGTGGCTGATGTTCGATGGCGAGCAGCAGGTGGGGCACGGCGTGATCAACGTGATCATCGATGAAGCGCACCTGCTCAACATTACCATCAAGCCGGAGAACCAGGGGCGCGGCCTTGGGCTGCGCTTGCTTGAGCATCTCATGGCGCGGGCTTACCAGCTCAATGGCCGCGAGTGCTTCCTCGAAGTGCGGGCGAGCAATCAGTCGGCTTATCGCTTGTACGAGCGTTATGGCTTCAACGAGATCGGCCGCCGTCGTGATTACTACCCGGTTGCTGGTGGGCGTGAAGACGCGCTGGTGATGGCCTGCACGCTGCTTGAGGACTGA
- a CDS encoding D-Ala-D-Ala carboxypeptidase family metallohydrolase, which yields MKRASRLLLAAGVLWSTMVPADERDLWMFAQWAGDHQTRPFRQMLVDARLYGVVPIHQLLRSASDWKLCHASPFAVPPAGNWPAVRSTLSLIKAFDEQGILRQFEVVSAYRDPDLNRCAGGAVGSAHTRAFAVDILLPAWADPNPLCRFWQQHGQAWNMGLGRYPSGRIHIDTAGYRTWGGDGSADSSFCSKLR from the coding sequence ATGAAAAGAGCAAGCAGGCTGCTGCTGGCTGCGGGTGTGCTGTGGAGCACCATGGTGCCGGCCGATGAGCGTGACCTGTGGATGTTTGCGCAGTGGGCCGGTGACCATCAGACCCGGCCGTTTCGCCAGATGCTGGTGGATGCTCGTCTGTATGGTGTGGTGCCGATCCATCAACTGCTGCGTTCGGCTTCGGACTGGAAGCTGTGCCATGCATCGCCGTTCGCGGTGCCGCCCGCCGGCAACTGGCCGGCAGTGCGCTCGACGTTATCGCTGATCAAGGCCTTCGATGAGCAAGGCATCCTGCGCCAGTTCGAAGTGGTATCCGCCTATCGCGATCCTGATCTCAACCGCTGTGCAGGCGGTGCCGTGGGCAGTGCCCATACCCGCGCCTTCGCGGTCGATATCCTGTTGCCAGCCTGGGCCGACCCCAACCCGCTGTGCCGCTTCTGGCAGCAGCATGGCCAGGCCTGGAACATGGGGCTGGGGCGCTATCCGAGCGGGCGCATTCACATCGACACTGCGGGTTACCGCACCTGGGGTGGTGATGGCAGCGCGGATTCGTCGTTCTGCAGCAAGCTCAGGTGA